From the Oleiharenicola lentus genome, one window contains:
- a CDS encoding efflux RND transporter permease subunit: MIARLEELIFRHRLVTLAVFAAITLFLGWFAAKTRVDASFDKQLPTDHEYIENFRKHRTQFGGANRVVIALVAKQGNIFTPEFFQTLKAVTDEAYYLPGVDRAQVMSIFTPNVRYIEVVEEGLQGGNVIPADFAPDAAGFEKVRQNIVKSGRLGMLVANDYTGAAVIASLQEVDPQTGRALDYAKVATALEEKIRGRFQTDTISVHIIGFAKVIGDITDGAKGVLVFFGIALVISAVLLYYFSQSVMLTVLPLLTSFCAVVWQFGILNLLGFGIDPLSILVPFLIFAIALSHATQMLRSFRYEINMGKDEPAAARASFSNLFVPGCIAILTGTVGFSTIYLVHVPTIQELAITASLGVFLIIFTDRFLLPVLVSYTKMSPGFRRRVNFRRFALQPYWRRLTNFTTGPVSSVVIIVLSLALLVFGWLKSHEVKIGDLHAGVPELRQDSRYNQDTAVITHEFSIGVDVITVLAETVPNGVVDYDVMSLVDRFAWHMRNIEGVQSTAALTDYARTINAGWNEGALKWRVIPRNPAALAQSVSPVETATGFLNNDGSVIPVMIYLHDHKAETIKRVIAAVKEFRAAHTSDRVKFALATGNIGVMAATNEVVAAAQTPMVLWVYAAVIVLCLLSFRSWRGALCVIVPLVVVSYLGYALKYYLNIGLKTSTLPVIALGVGIGVDYGIYLFSAIQERLEQGETFEDALCFAFATMGTSVMFTGSALAVGVGTWAWSALKFQADMGILLSFLFFFNMLGAMLLMPALGRWLFYSHLSHHLRPADPIPPEYSNPPQA; encoded by the coding sequence ATGATCGCCCGCCTCGAGGAACTCATCTTCCGCCACCGGCTGGTCACGCTGGCGGTCTTTGCTGCCATCACGCTTTTCCTCGGCTGGTTCGCCGCCAAGACCCGCGTGGATGCCAGCTTCGACAAGCAGCTGCCCACCGACCACGAATACATCGAGAACTTCCGCAAGCACCGCACGCAGTTCGGTGGCGCCAACCGCGTGGTCATCGCCCTCGTCGCGAAGCAGGGCAACATCTTCACCCCGGAATTCTTCCAGACCCTCAAGGCGGTCACCGACGAGGCCTACTACCTGCCCGGCGTGGATCGCGCGCAGGTGATGTCCATTTTCACGCCCAACGTCCGCTACATCGAGGTCGTCGAGGAAGGCCTGCAGGGCGGCAACGTCATCCCCGCCGACTTTGCGCCCGACGCGGCCGGCTTTGAAAAGGTGCGGCAGAACATCGTGAAGTCCGGCCGCCTCGGCATGCTGGTGGCCAACGACTACACCGGCGCCGCCGTCATCGCCTCGCTGCAGGAAGTAGACCCGCAGACCGGTCGCGCGCTCGACTACGCCAAGGTCGCCACGGCGCTCGAGGAAAAGATCCGCGGCAGATTCCAGACCGACACCATCAGCGTTCACATCATCGGCTTCGCCAAGGTCATCGGTGACATCACTGACGGCGCCAAAGGCGTTCTCGTGTTCTTCGGCATCGCCCTCGTGATCTCCGCCGTCCTGCTCTATTATTTCTCGCAGTCGGTGATGCTCACGGTGCTGCCCCTGCTCACGTCGTTCTGCGCGGTCGTCTGGCAGTTCGGCATTCTCAACCTCCTCGGCTTCGGCATCGATCCGCTCTCGATTCTCGTGCCGTTCCTGATTTTCGCCATCGCGCTGAGCCACGCCACGCAGATGCTCCGGTCGTTCCGCTACGAGATCAACATGGGCAAGGACGAACCCGCCGCCGCCCGCGCCTCGTTCAGCAATCTCTTCGTGCCGGGCTGCATCGCCATCCTCACCGGCACCGTCGGCTTCAGCACAATCTACCTTGTTCATGTGCCGACCATCCAGGAACTCGCCATCACCGCGAGCCTCGGCGTGTTCCTCATCATCTTCACCGACCGGTTTCTGCTGCCCGTGCTCGTCTCATACACGAAGATGTCCCCGGGCTTCCGCCGGCGGGTGAATTTCCGGCGCTTCGCCTTGCAGCCTTACTGGCGCCGCCTGACCAATTTCACCACCGGGCCCGTCAGCTCGGTCGTCATCATCGTCCTGTCGCTGGCCCTCCTGGTCTTCGGCTGGCTCAAGTCGCATGAGGTCAAGATCGGCGACCTCCACGCCGGTGTGCCCGAGCTGCGGCAAGATTCGCGCTACAACCAGGACACTGCGGTCATCACCCACGAGTTCAGCATTGGCGTGGACGTCATCACCGTGCTGGCCGAGACCGTGCCCAACGGCGTCGTCGATTACGACGTCATGTCTTTGGTGGACCGCTTTGCGTGGCACATGCGCAACATCGAGGGCGTCCAGTCCACCGCCGCGCTCACCGACTACGCCCGCACCATCAACGCCGGTTGGAATGAGGGCGCTCTCAAGTGGCGGGTCATCCCCCGGAACCCCGCCGCGCTCGCGCAATCCGTTTCCCCGGTCGAGACCGCCACCGGTTTTCTCAACAACGACGGCAGCGTGATTCCGGTGATGATCTATCTCCACGACCACAAGGCCGAGACCATCAAGCGGGTCATCGCCGCCGTGAAGGAGTTCCGCGCCGCCCACACGTCCGACCGCGTCAAGTTCGCCCTCGCCACGGGCAACATCGGCGTCATGGCCGCCACCAACGAGGTCGTCGCCGCTGCCCAGACTCCCATGGTGCTTTGGGTCTATGCCGCCGTCATCGTGCTCTGCCTGCTCTCCTTCCGCTCCTGGCGTGGCGCGCTCTGCGTCATCGTCCCGCTTGTCGTCGTCTCCTACCTCGGCTACGCGCTGAAATATTACCTCAACATCGGCCTGAAGACCTCGACCCTGCCGGTCATCGCGCTCGGTGTCGGCATTGGCGTGGACTACGGCATCTACCTCTTCTCGGCCATCCAGGAGCGCCTCGAGCAGGGCGAGACTTTCGAGGACGCCCTCTGCTTCGCCTTCGCCACGATGGGCACCTCGGTGATGTTCACCGGCAGCGCGCTGGCCGTCGGCGTCGGCACCTGGGCCTGGTCCGCGCTGAAGTTCCAGGCCGACATGGGCATTTTGCTCAGCTTCCTCTTTTTCTTCAACATGCTCGGCGCGATGCTGCTCATGCCCGCCCTGGGCCGTTGGCTGTTCTATAGCCACCTCTCGCACCACCTCAGGCCGGCGGACCCGATCCCGCCCGAATATTCGAACCCACCGCAGGCTTAG
- a CDS encoding ABC transporter permease, with protein sequence MKLPRKFLNLFRRRELDAEMAEEMRLHVELQTERNRAAGMSPEEARYAALRLFGNVASVQEQAREGRGWVWLEQGWREWGFAFRALSRARGFSLAVIGTLVLCIGPNTAILSVLYSLVLKPLPFRDEGQLVRITNVAEKSGGAKYQSTLAQYRDFRANADRFESFALWSGQNHTIGDGSTPERVWGAQVTADFFGLLQVKPLLGRFFSSKEQVPGQDRVLVLTQSFWESRYHKDPTILGREILVADQPFVVIGVAPRQVEALDAQVRFLRPFVETPARADPLSRYEAEAIVLGRLRKGVTVEEGRAQLQVLEQRFYEGSADARLRRWHDEGGYRIGVGRVRDEETAGLRSRLLMIQGGALLVLLIGCVNVVNLWLARVSAKRMEFAVRYSLGAGRVALLRQILWESLLLTSAATVAGVGLAWGGLQIFNQYLAAIQKTIHPVTLELGVLGCVLAGVATVAVIVGVLPWALLSRSDLSVTASRTASAGRVVRRLGGALVIAQVAISIVLLVGAGLLLRSFAHVLAVKPGFDASRIVQGRVAFPKGYEDATINVATQQRVLAAMKEIPGVESAASVSDFGVMPDFGTLSVVVRGADPVAGGRQATGQFVSPEFFATMGIPILEGRAFTGTDFLRDGTAVIVDEAFAERYFPGRSAVGQEISFDAGGPPEGAPWLRIVGVVGRAQLTGLEQRDGLPFAYGPFSGAPAPAITLLLRTSRPLSDVLAEMREKLRAIDARFPLYETTTLQDVLDGLLTPRRGLVLLLGMFAGLALTLAGVGLYGVLAYDVAQRTKEIGIRSAIGATRGQIAGLILRQGVGKSCAGIGLGLMGAFYFTRFLESFLFDVKPTDPLVFLGVSALLLGVAAAASWLPARRAAKVDPVVALRAE encoded by the coding sequence ATGAAATTGCCCCGTAAATTTCTGAATCTCTTCCGTCGGAGGGAACTCGACGCCGAGATGGCGGAGGAAATGCGGCTGCATGTGGAGCTGCAGACGGAGCGCAATCGCGCGGCGGGCATGAGTCCAGAAGAGGCGCGCTACGCGGCGCTGCGGTTGTTTGGCAACGTGGCGAGTGTGCAGGAGCAGGCGCGGGAAGGGCGGGGCTGGGTGTGGCTGGAGCAGGGGTGGCGTGAATGGGGGTTTGCGTTCCGGGCGCTGTCCCGGGCGCGGGGATTCAGCCTCGCGGTCATCGGGACGCTGGTGCTGTGCATCGGGCCTAACACAGCGATTCTCTCGGTGCTGTATTCGCTCGTGCTCAAGCCGCTGCCTTTTCGCGACGAGGGGCAGCTCGTTCGGATCACCAACGTGGCGGAAAAAAGCGGCGGCGCGAAATACCAGTCCACGCTAGCCCAGTATCGGGACTTTCGCGCGAACGCGGATCGCTTTGAAAGCTTCGCCCTCTGGTCGGGGCAGAACCATACGATCGGCGACGGAAGCACGCCGGAGCGGGTCTGGGGCGCGCAAGTCACGGCGGATTTCTTCGGGCTTCTGCAGGTCAAGCCATTGCTCGGCCGCTTTTTCAGCTCCAAAGAGCAGGTTCCGGGGCAAGACCGCGTGCTCGTGTTGACGCAGAGTTTCTGGGAATCGCGCTACCACAAGGATCCCACGATTCTCGGGCGGGAAATCCTCGTAGCCGACCAGCCGTTCGTAGTGATCGGGGTGGCGCCGCGCCAGGTGGAGGCGCTTGATGCGCAGGTTCGCTTTCTGAGGCCATTCGTGGAAACTCCCGCGCGAGCCGACCCCTTGTCGCGTTATGAGGCCGAGGCCATCGTGCTGGGGCGTTTGCGAAAGGGTGTCACAGTCGAGGAAGGGCGGGCTCAGCTTCAGGTGCTGGAGCAACGATTCTACGAGGGCAGCGCGGATGCCCGCTTGCGCCGGTGGCATGATGAGGGAGGTTATCGGATCGGCGTGGGACGGGTGAGGGACGAGGAAACCGCCGGTTTGAGGTCTCGCCTGCTGATGATCCAGGGAGGGGCTTTGCTCGTGCTGCTGATCGGGTGCGTCAACGTGGTGAATCTCTGGCTCGCGCGGGTGAGCGCAAAGCGCATGGAATTTGCGGTGCGCTATTCTTTGGGGGCCGGACGGGTAGCATTGTTGCGTCAGATCTTATGGGAGAGCCTGCTGCTGACTTCTGCGGCCACCGTGGCCGGGGTCGGGTTGGCGTGGGGCGGACTGCAGATTTTCAACCAGTATCTGGCGGCGATCCAGAAAACCATCCATCCCGTGACCCTGGAACTGGGCGTCCTGGGATGCGTTTTGGCGGGGGTGGCGACCGTGGCCGTCATCGTGGGCGTGCTGCCCTGGGCGTTGCTCTCGCGGTCGGACCTGAGTGTGACCGCCTCGCGCACGGCTTCGGCCGGGCGAGTGGTCCGGCGCCTGGGTGGGGCGCTGGTGATCGCCCAGGTGGCGATCTCGATCGTGCTGCTCGTCGGGGCGGGGCTGTTGCTGCGAAGCTTTGCGCACGTGCTCGCGGTCAAACCGGGCTTCGATGCGTCGCGGATCGTTCAGGGGCGGGTCGCATTCCCGAAAGGGTATGAGGACGCCACCATCAACGTGGCAACTCAGCAACGGGTGTTGGCGGCGATGAAAGAGATTCCCGGCGTGGAGAGCGCGGCGAGCGTATCGGATTTCGGCGTCATGCCGGACTTCGGCACGCTTTCAGTGGTGGTGCGCGGCGCCGACCCGGTGGCTGGCGGACGGCAGGCAACGGGACAGTTCGTGTCGCCCGAATTTTTCGCGACGATGGGGATTCCGATTTTGGAGGGGCGGGCGTTCACCGGGACGGATTTTCTTCGGGACGGCACGGCGGTGATCGTGGACGAGGCCTTTGCCGAGCGTTACTTCCCGGGACGGAGCGCCGTGGGTCAGGAAATATCCTTTGATGCCGGCGGTCCGCCCGAAGGCGCGCCCTGGCTGCGAATTGTCGGCGTAGTCGGGCGCGCCCAGCTCACGGGACTGGAGCAGCGCGATGGGTTGCCCTTTGCTTACGGGCCGTTCAGCGGCGCGCCGGCACCGGCCATCACCCTGCTTTTGCGCACGTCGCGTCCGCTCTCCGATGTGTTGGCCGAGATGAGGGAGAAGCTCCGCGCCATCGACGCCCGGTTTCCGCTCTACGAGACGACGACCTTGCAGGACGTGCTGGATGGCTTGCTGACACCACGGCGCGGGCTCGTGCTCCTGCTGGGGATGTTTGCCGGATTGGCGCTGACGCTGGCCGGCGTCGGGCTATACGGTGTGCTCGCCTACGATGTCGCGCAACGCACGAAGGAGATCGGAATTCGCAGCGCGATCGGCGCGACGCGCGGGCAGATCGCCGGTTTGATCCTCCGGCAAGGGGTGGGCAAATCCTGTGCGGGCATCGGGCTTGGCCTGATGGGCGCATTCTATTTCACGCGTTTCTTGGAAAGCTTCCTGTTCGACGTGAAACCGACCGACCCGCTCGTGTTTCTGGGCGTGTCAGCGCTGCTGCTGGGAGTTGCGGCAGCGGCGAGCTGGCTGCCCGCGCGGCGCGCGGCGAAGGTGGACCCGGTGGTGGCGCTGCGGGCGGAGTGA
- a CDS encoding ABC transporter permease — protein sequence MIFIRRLRALFRKDQLDSEMNDEMRLHLELQTERNRAAGMSAEDARFTALRQFGNVASVQEQAREQRGFIWMEQMGQDFRFGARQLRRNPGFTATAIATLALGIGATTAIFSVVNGVLLKPLPYAEPAQLVQVFETWGPGGHNPASPGAMLDWREQGTLFEGFAAYTNVALNLTGTGEPERVNGVRMTANALHLLRARPVLGRLLAADEDQAGAPKVVVLAHSLWQRRFGGDPAIIGQSVQFNGESHTVVGILPPGFLAQSTQEFVIPFVFPKQWREQRAGHFLQVIGRLKPGVSLEQGRAELAAIRQRTDALYPAWKKSWGTDLVPLQEHLASELKPAFLVLLAAVGCVLLIGCANIANLLLAKAATRGKEMAVRAALGASRGRIVRQLLSESLLLALAGAVLGLLVAVWGVDALRRTVIALNAPRAHEIVVDPVVLGFALGAAMLTGLGFGLVPAWHAARPQLRDALQGAPRGSTGTGDRTRHLLIVGEVALAFILLVGAGLTLISFYRVMRESPGFDPHQGVTMQLSLPEQKYRNNAQRADFYARLLERVAALPGVEAAGVGNALSLQGETPDQFFRIPGRSPQAEPGYAADYINCTPGFLEALGVPLRRGRTFARGDTNAALIGAAMEREHFVGEDPLGRQVALDNQTWEIVGIVGDLRTRGITRPARPVVFRPISAADAPRLGHLVVRSTSGNASLVAAIREVLRDLDPALPIAAVRTLEDVVEGSVARGRLTFLLLAAFAGTALLLAAIGLYGVIAYTVTQRTREIGIRLALGASPRRVLRQVLGQGLKLVVLGLILGALGAAGLTRLLASLLYQVSPADPLVFGGMALLLLAVALAAAWLPARRAAKVDPMVALRVE from the coding sequence ATGATATTTATCCGCCGTCTCCGCGCCCTGTTTCGGAAGGACCAGCTTGATTCCGAGATGAACGATGAGATGCGCCTGCATCTCGAACTGCAGACGGAGCGCAACAGGGCGGCCGGCATGTCGGCCGAGGACGCACGATTCACGGCGCTGCGGCAGTTCGGCAACGTGGCCAGCGTGCAGGAGCAAGCCCGGGAGCAACGCGGTTTCATCTGGATGGAGCAGATGGGCCAGGATTTCCGCTTCGGGGCGCGACAATTGCGGCGGAATCCCGGATTTACCGCCACTGCGATCGCGACTTTGGCCCTCGGCATCGGGGCCACCACGGCCATCTTCAGCGTGGTCAACGGCGTGCTGTTGAAGCCGCTGCCGTATGCGGAGCCCGCGCAGTTGGTGCAGGTTTTCGAGACCTGGGGGCCCGGCGGGCATAACCCCGCTTCTCCCGGCGCCATGCTCGACTGGCGCGAACAAGGCACGCTTTTCGAGGGTTTTGCGGCGTATACGAACGTCGCGCTCAACCTCACAGGCACGGGCGAACCGGAACGCGTCAATGGCGTGCGGATGACGGCGAACGCCCTCCACCTGCTGCGGGCGCGACCGGTGTTGGGGCGATTGCTCGCGGCGGACGAGGACCAGGCCGGCGCGCCGAAGGTCGTCGTGCTGGCCCATTCACTCTGGCAGCGCCGATTTGGCGGAGATCCCGCCATCATCGGGCAATCGGTGCAGTTCAATGGCGAGAGCCACACCGTGGTTGGCATCCTTCCTCCCGGCTTCCTGGCGCAGTCCACGCAAGAATTTGTGATCCCGTTTGTCTTCCCCAAACAATGGCGCGAACAGCGCGCCGGACACTTCCTTCAGGTCATCGGCCGCCTGAAACCGGGCGTCAGCCTCGAGCAGGGCCGGGCTGAACTTGCCGCCATCCGGCAACGGACCGATGCCCTGTATCCCGCATGGAAAAAGTCGTGGGGCACCGACCTCGTGCCGCTGCAGGAGCATCTCGCCAGTGAGCTCAAGCCGGCCTTCCTGGTCCTGCTGGCCGCGGTCGGCTGCGTCCTGCTGATCGGGTGTGCCAACATCGCGAATCTGCTTCTCGCCAAGGCGGCAACTCGCGGCAAGGAGATGGCGGTCCGCGCCGCTCTCGGCGCCAGTCGCGGACGGATCGTGCGACAATTGCTGTCCGAGAGCCTGCTGCTGGCGCTGGCGGGTGCGGTGCTCGGATTGCTGGTTGCCGTCTGGGGCGTGGATGCGCTTCGCCGGACGGTGATCGCCCTGAATGCTCCCCGGGCCCACGAAATCGTCGTCGACCCGGTGGTCTTGGGGTTCGCCTTGGGCGCCGCGATGCTCACCGGTTTGGGCTTCGGACTGGTGCCGGCCTGGCACGCCGCCCGGCCGCAGTTGCGCGACGCCTTGCAGGGGGCGCCCCGGGGCTCGACGGGCACGGGGGACCGCACGCGTCACCTGCTGATCGTGGGCGAAGTGGCCCTCGCGTTCATCCTGCTGGTCGGAGCCGGCCTGACGCTGATCAGCTTTTACCGCGTGATGAGGGAGTCACCGGGGTTCGATCCCCACCAAGGGGTGACGATGCAACTGTCCCTGCCGGAGCAGAAATACCGGAACAACGCCCAGCGCGCCGACTTCTATGCCCGGTTGCTGGAGCGGGTCGCGGCGCTGCCGGGCGTCGAGGCCGCCGGCGTTGGGAACGCGTTGTCACTCCAGGGCGAAACGCCCGATCAGTTTTTCCGCATCCCCGGTCGCTCGCCGCAGGCCGAACCCGGCTATGCCGCGGACTACATCAACTGCACTCCGGGCTTCCTGGAAGCCCTGGGCGTGCCGCTGCGTCGCGGCCGGACCTTTGCCCGGGGCGACACGAATGCGGCGCTGATCGGCGCCGCCATGGAGCGGGAACACTTTGTCGGCGAGGATCCCCTCGGTCGCCAGGTCGCACTCGACAACCAGACCTGGGAAATCGTGGGCATCGTGGGCGATTTGCGCACTCGTGGCATCACGCGGCCGGCGCGCCCGGTGGTTTTCCGGCCCATTTCCGCGGCGGACGCTCCGCGCCTCGGACACCTGGTCGTGCGCTCCACGTCGGGCAACGCCTCCCTCGTGGCGGCAATTCGCGAGGTGTTGCGCGACCTCGACCCCGCGCTGCCGATCGCCGCGGTGCGCACGCTGGAAGATGTCGTCGAGGGCTCAGTGGCGCGGGGGCGGCTGACCTTCCTGCTGCTGGCCGCTTTCGCCGGGACCGCGTTGCTACTGGCCGCGATCGGCCTCTACGGAGTGATCGCCTACACCGTCACCCAACGCACCCGCGAGATTGGCATCCGGCTCGCCCTCGGGGCGTCCCCGCGCAGGGTGCTCCGACAGGTGCTCGGCCAGGGACTGAAGCTCGTTGTCCTCGGCCTGATCCTCGGCGCGCTGGGCGCAGCCGGATTGACGCGCCTGCTGGCCTCGTTGCTTTACCAAGTGAGTCCCGCGGATCCGCTGGTCTTTGGCGGCATGGCCTTGTTGCTCCTCGCCGTCGCTCTCGCAGCGGCCTGGCTCCCGGCGCGCCGGGCGGCGAAGGTGGACCCGATGGTCGCGCTGCGCGTGGAGTGA
- a CDS encoding PadR family transcriptional regulator, whose protein sequence is MPQNKADLLQGTLDLLILKSLQNEPMHGFGISLRIQQMSKEMLTVEQGSLYPALYRLEDQGWIKSEWGVSENNRKAKFYTLTTSGRKQLATEEQSWAKLSLAINHVLGNA, encoded by the coding sequence ATGCCGCAAAACAAAGCCGACCTCCTGCAGGGCACCCTCGACCTGCTCATCCTCAAATCGCTCCAGAACGAACCGATGCACGGCTTCGGCATCTCGCTCCGGATCCAGCAAATGTCGAAGGAGATGCTGACGGTGGAGCAGGGCTCCCTCTATCCGGCGCTCTACCGGCTGGAGGACCAGGGCTGGATCAAGTCGGAGTGGGGCGTCTCGGAGAACAACCGGAAGGCCAAGTTCTACACGCTGACGACCTCGGGTCGGAAGCAGCTCGCGACCGAGGAGCAAAGCTGGGCAAAGCTCTCTCTCGCGATCAACCACGTGCTCGGGAACGCCTGA
- a CDS encoding AI-2E family transporter, translating into MAEADTSLLSPAQRKLVGFALAFGAVVAIFGLLGLVIVMLGRFLGEFSGVIWPIATAGILALILRPVVTLFQLRLKLRRLSAVILLYALFVLAVCGVLLAFAPAVISQVVDFIAYLPVLWQNTLKWGEQHFPEWLQIARRYLENPAIKGMLDTLTQQAQDLFAQFAPSLKQAGAGIFGFFGLVASLAIIPVYLFFFLLSGTNDPVKQLPEHLTFLKPAQREDVLFLIREFLGIIVAFFRGQILIGLIMGVLLAIGFSFGGLRFGLALGLLVGLLNIVPYLGSILGLSVVIPLALLQQDGGLGLVAVCLGVFVAVQLLEGWLLTPRIMGQQTGLHPVAIIFAVFFWGHAFGGVLGMLLAVPLTAFFVTAWRLARKKYFAD; encoded by the coding sequence ATGGCCGAAGCTGACACCTCGCTGCTCTCCCCTGCCCAACGCAAGCTGGTGGGCTTCGCCCTCGCCTTCGGCGCCGTGGTGGCGATTTTCGGGCTGTTGGGCCTGGTCATCGTCATGCTGGGCCGGTTCCTCGGGGAGTTTTCGGGCGTCATCTGGCCCATCGCCACCGCCGGCATCCTCGCCCTGATCCTCCGTCCGGTGGTGACCCTGTTTCAGCTCCGCCTGAAGCTCCGGCGCCTGAGTGCGGTCATCTTGCTGTATGCCCTCTTTGTGCTCGCCGTTTGCGGCGTGCTGCTGGCCTTCGCCCCGGCGGTGATCTCACAGGTCGTGGACTTCATCGCCTACCTGCCGGTGCTCTGGCAGAATACGCTGAAATGGGGTGAACAGCATTTCCCCGAGTGGCTGCAGATCGCCCGCCGTTACCTGGAAAACCCGGCCATCAAGGGCATGCTCGACACCCTCACCCAGCAGGCGCAGGACCTCTTCGCGCAGTTCGCCCCGTCGCTCAAGCAGGCGGGCGCGGGCATCTTCGGCTTCTTCGGCCTGGTGGCTTCGCTCGCCATCATCCCCGTCTATCTCTTCTTTTTCCTGCTGTCGGGGACCAACGACCCGGTCAAGCAGCTGCCCGAGCACCTGACCTTCCTCAAACCGGCCCAGCGCGAGGACGTGCTGTTCCTGATCCGGGAGTTCCTCGGCATCATCGTGGCTTTCTTCCGCGGCCAGATCCTGATCGGGCTGATCATGGGCGTGTTGCTGGCCATCGGGTTCTCCTTCGGCGGCCTGCGCTTCGGCCTCGCGCTGGGTCTGCTTGTCGGCCTCCTCAACATCGTGCCCTACCTCGGGTCCATCCTCGGCCTCAGCGTGGTGATTCCGCTCGCGCTCCTGCAACAGGACGGCGGTCTCGGTTTGGTGGCGGTCTGCCTCGGTGTCTTCGTTGCCGTGCAGCTCCTCGAGGGCTGGCTGCTGACGCCCCGCATCATGGGCCAGCAGACCGGCCTGCATCCGGTGGCCATCATCTTCGCCGTATTCTTCTGGGGTCACGCCTTCGGCGGCGTGCTCGGCATGCTGCTGGCCGTGCCGCTCACCGCGTTCTTCGTGACCGCCTGGCGCCTGGCCCGGAAGAAGTATTTCGCCGACTGA